The window CTTTCATAAGTGGGACTGTCTCCATAGTTTCTTCGATGACTTTCTGAGAGGGGAAACAACAAATGTAATGCCAGCTGAAGAAGATGATCATCAAAGAAGAAGGTGCCAAAAGAATAGCCGCTTAATTGAGTTCACAATAAGCAATAAGACCATTACGTCAAACAGATGCAATTTTCCATTAATGGACAAAACATTGGGAAATGTTTTGAGGTTTAAACTCATGAGCCTTGCAAGACATGGCTTCTTAGGAGATTCCACAGTTGAAAATAGAATTGGGGATAAAATGAGACCACGCAAAAGTAGATGATAATCTATAAGCGTCACAGACATAATATTGTAGAGCAAAAGTGAAAATCACCAATCGGAATATTAAGGACTACATgcaaaataagcaagaaataatcAGATAACCTAATCTAATGTACATTAAGTGAGAGGTTTCATCCTATTTGTCTTGCCATTCAGCCACATTATTGGGCAATTCAGACATTTCTGCTCTTTTACCTTTCTTTTACTAGTTGATTGTGATTTGGGCTCGCGGTCTAGCCAGATACTGCCCCCTCAAGGATTTTCGAATATGCTTTTATTGCTTTATTTCCACTTGGAATCTGGCGATGCAGAATTACTATTATGTCCTCAATTTGGTTTATCCTTCGTGTTTTGTTCATGGAACACGGTCTAAGATGAACTTAAAAGGGGAACGTGGTCAGTGAGATTCATATAGCCAAGTTGACTTTTTTAATTGATCCTTCTTTGTAGGAAACCTCTACAAAGACTTCTTTTTCAGAAGGCTTGAGATTTTTGCAAACTGCCACAGGCAGTGTAATCCCACAGGTGGGAACTTATTCTTTTTGTTGCAAACTGCCACTACAATCTCCAAATGTTCTTTCACGCTACTAGTCTACACATAAATTTGTGTACTACTCTAGATTCCAATTGTAGCTGCGCATTGCTGTACCAATACCCTAAAGAACTTGTGAGTTTGTCAGCCTAATATTCATACCACcacatcaatactagtgtagttCATACATTAGGTGCACCAGCCTCTCTCATTTTCTCCCATTGTCGTGGAATTTACTATTTTGTTGCAGAGGGGTCCAGACATAGCAATATTTCTTTATGAACATGCTTAGTTGGGAGAATCTGGCTTTTATGCAATTCCCAAAGATCTTTTTTTCTTCGAGAGGTAAGGCAGGAAACAATTTCAAAAGATCTTCACTAACCAAAAAGGCATCACATAGGCTTCTTTTTGCATATAGGGCAAATTACTTTAAGAAGAGATTGACAGCTGAACTTTTAATACTGGAAATGATATAGAAGCACTCAAAAGACAGATGAGACAGATCAGATTTGTTGTAGGCGATAGTATACTCGATAAATTTCCAAGTAGGAATCAGTGAAGTCCTCTAGGTAGGTTTAAGAAATAAACGTGAGTAGAGGCAATAAAGTACCATACATAATTGCTCAAACATTTTAGCTATCCGTGAAGCATAAAGAGTAAAAGCAAATTAAAGCAGAAAGAGACATAGAAATATGAAGATCTTACAAGCACATAGTTCAAACAATAGGTCAAATCACAGATAGAGGAAATGGCGGCATGGTTTAAGAATCTAATATTATATCAGATAAGGTTATCGGTATAAGTAATTGGACCCTTCCAATGTGGTTTTACAGAATGAAGATTCACCGTGGAGACAAAACCGagtatcatgaatccatgaaaaACTAGAAATGAAATCAGCAAATATTGAATATTCCAGAACATAGTTGAGGCAACAGAAAGACAGCAAACAGTTTATACAGCAGTATGCAATATGACAAAAGCAGAAGCAAGTCGGATCTCAATTTACCTCCCACTCTTCTTGATCCTTAATCCCTTCATATGCCATGAGGAATGGCTTCATCTTTTCAAGAGCATCCCGAAGGGAAATTGGAGGCTTCTCATCAATATCAGGATTGCTTTCAAAGTCTCCCATCAGGTACTCTGGTTCACACTCTATCTGTAGACAAAAGTAACATGAACAATATAAAGCAACTGAAGTTGCTTCAATAAACGAATCTCTCAACAAACTAAATGTATTACCATCATGTTAGTGTGGAGGGCCTCCACGTAAGCATCATCCATGGGAGAAGGCAACACTCTAGCACTCATTTCTTCAAAGGCTTCAGCCAATGTGTTCATAGTTTCAGGTCCAAGCTTGTTAGCCAATTTCTCCCCATCAGCATTATCACCTAGATAAAACCCACTCTCTAAACTATCATCCTCATTCTCGTCACGACGACCATAACCTCGTCCTCTTCCCCTTCCCCTTCCCCCTCTGCCTCTCATTGCACCACGTCCACCCCTCCCTCCAAACCCTCCTACCCCTCTCCCACCACCACCATCACCGCCTCCATCACCATCACTGTGTCTCGACAATATCCCTACAGCCTTCTTTACAGCATCCTCCCTACTCAACCTCTGGGGAGGTGGACTGCTCTCCCTCTTCCCTGAATCAGCATCAGCTCTCTGCTGCTGCTGCCGAACCCGGAGATGGCGATTCTCTTCCTTAGGCTTCTCAGATACAGGAGAAGAAGCTGTTTGCAGGGGCTTCCCTCGTCCCGCACCGGACAAAAGCGATGTTAAACTAGACGCAAGATTACTATCTTCTCTTTGTTTCGGAGCATCAGAAGAGCTAGGATTTGAATCagatgtttcttcttctttagcGAAGAAAATAGGTTTCTTCAGCGGCGACGGCTGCTGCTGATGCTGTTGCGGCTGAGGTTGTGGTGGGGTAAATTGGCCGGGCCCACCTCGGCCACGTCCAGCCGggggattagggttagggttgGGTTTATCGACGAAGGAAGAAAATGAGGGGAGAATTGGGGAGGACGGGAATGGTTTACCTCGGCCTCGTCCATGTCCGATTCCAGTAGGGGTAGCCGTAGGAGGGGATGATTCGGGTTTGGATTCGGGTTTTCCCGGACTGAATCCGAAGTTTGGGGAATCAGAACCTCTTCCCCTGCCTCTACCGCCGCCGCCGGAGAAAGTGGAAAAGGCGGAGGAAATGGAAGAGGGTGGGGTGGTAGGGGGTCTGCCGATGGAGCAGTGAGAAAGCTTGCTCAAGCTTCGTCTCATTTCTTGTACAGAATATGTATTGAAGATGAAACAATGAGATCCCAAGGAGGAAAGAATGGGGCGCGAGGGTTTAACGTCCCAGTATGAAGTGTTTGCAGTGGTGGTTTTGGgtttgaattttggaattttttttaatgAGGAGTAGTACTATTTGATTTAAGTTTTACAGAATGTGATTTGCTTGTAACAAGTTAATTTTCAAATAACCCAGTCTTAAAATTTGTAAAGAATATAAATACCTCAAAGGGTTACTTGTATTTAGAGGTAGGTTCAGTACAATTTTTTAAATGTAACtctgaataaaaattattttatataccTCAAGGTGAATTATATGTATTTGATCtctattctattttattttgtatttaacAAGAACAAGCAGAAGACATGTATGGATTCTTGATCGGGAGTATTCGTGtcatttatattaaaatatatgcTAGACTAGCATACATTTGTGTGTCAACGAgtaattaatttatcaaaatttaatTTCCAAAGTTAATTGACTCAATTTTTGATAcgtgtagtttttttttttttttgtcaattcAAAATTTTGTATTTAACCAATGGAAATTTTTACATCCGCTAGCCCATGGGACTCTAGAGCTAGATCCTTTACCGTATTCCTATTTTCATAATTGCAATTATGTATCTTTCCTAACATTCTATTGATCTATACATTGTTGCAAGTAGAAAATCTATTTAACTGTTCAAATATTGTCATCCATTTACTCCTGTGATGGCCTTTGATATGCAGCCGCATAATAATTTCTGGAACTCTTCCTGCATATGTAACATACTGATTCTAAAACCTTCTTCTGTTCCTTTCCAGCCATGTATAGTACACTGTTGTTGCAAACACAAATGTGAGAATTTGAGCTCTTGGTCTACTGTTGTTAGTCCTCTTGATTAGCCACTATACTTCTTTTTCCCAACTTCCAATGGAATGTTTTTCTCCAAACAAGCCTAATAATGTAGCCCATATTGATTTTGCATAAACACACTCAAAGAAGAGACGACCAAGCGTTTCTTCTTTTTGGCTAGTACACATCGCACAGTCTTTTGGCACATCAATCTTATATTTTGCCAATCTATCCACTGTTGCCAATCTTTGGTTAAGAGTTAACCACAAAATAAATCGATGCCTTGGTATAGTATCAGCTCCCAGTACAAGATTCTTCCATGTAGTTTTCTGAAATTGAGGCTTTGCTGCTGTATACACTGTCTTGATGCTAAATTTCACTTGTTTACAAAACTTATTGGTATCTGCTGTTGTACTTACAACCCCAAACCATTCTCTTATATCAAACACTTTTCGAATGATCTAACAAGCTTGCGTTGGAGCTGACATTGTGTTGAAATTTCTTCTCTTTATATAAAAGTTATGGATCCATTTTACCCATAAGATGTCTTTTTTGTATTGATGGCCCATAGTATCTTGCATAAGGCAGCCTAGCCTTGTTCCATGAGTAGAAGTCCAAAATACCTAGCCCCCAGTTGAATCTAGCATACAAAGTTTCTCCCATGACACTAGAGCTCTTCTTGATGGTTCATTGTTGCCCGTCCATAAGAATGTCCTATATGCAGTAGTAACCGTGCGAATTATCTTCTTTGGTAGTAAAAACACCTGTGCCCAATACGTTTGCATTTCGAACACACTTTTTATCAACTGCAACTTGCCACTATATGATAAACATTTGGTGGTCCAACACTTGATTCTTGCTATAATTATTTCCACCAGTGGCATATATTGAATTGTTGATAACTTTTTTGTTCACAGTGGCACTCCCAAATACTTGAATGGGAACTCCCCTAGAGTAATGTGCATTTCAGAGAGTATTGAAGTCTTGGAATTCCTCATTTACTCCCGCCATAGAGAAGAGCTTTTTTCCATATTTGCTTTTAACCCTATGACAACAGAGAAGTGATGAAATGCCTTGAGAATTAGCTATATTGATATTCTGTCAGCTCTGCAACACATGATCAAATCATCTGCAAAATAAATATGTGTTATTTTAAGCTTGGCACACTTGGATATGTGTAGTGAGAGCGGGTAAACTTCTTTTTACCATAAGGATTTATTCTAAGCTAGACATATATTTGATTTaaacttgaaaaaagagtttttgaaattgtgttgaaaaataatttttgaaagttagaAGTTGTGTTTAGAcatacattttatttgaaaaaagcttgaagttttgtgagtggaagCAGAATTTTCACCCAAAAATTACCCTAAACCAGTTTTTAGGaacataaaaaaatattgaattttctttttaaaaaacatGATCATATTTAATAAACAAACCATGTCTTcaaatttcttttgaaaaaataaagaCCAAATCTATGGTAAAACAAGAGCTAAATTGCTACAAAGAGTCTTGTTCCTTAACACTACAAAAGCTCATAAAACTTGTATTGGACTTCATAGAAACTTCTAAAGTTTAACAAAAACTTCTCCACTTGAGAAATGCGATTATTTGTACAATGGTTTTACAATCAAGAGCTCATATTTAACTATATGGATTCAATTCTACTATTAATGGTGCTTTAGCAAAGTACAACTACAAACCATAAAAGTCTCCTCCTTCAAGTGTCTGGAGTTTTTATCAGACCACAGCAGCAGTGGgtacacttttttttttcttggatCTTTTTGTTTCTTCATTCTGATTAATTCAATACTGATTTTGAACGTGAATATGATACATGCAATTTAAGACTGGTGCTAACTTTCCATTTTCTTGATCTTGAAGAAGCGTAAATAATTTGGGTTTGCTGCTAGCTGGTAATCTTGAAATGATGTTCTCTTGTGTAGAGGTGGATTTAGAATTTAAAGTTGATGAATTCAATTTTTAAGGTTCTTACAACTGAACATGTTGCACTTGTGGGTAATCATAAAAATGTCACTTCATTAGTTATCTTGGTAAAGTTTTCACACATCTCTGTTAGATGTGAATACTTGTCTTTGACCCCTGAATATGTTGATTTTATGTCAATGAAGGAAGACCGCTTGAGGACTTAGGTGAAATGCATCGTTTAGCATATGCCCAATTTGTAACTGGGAGGTTCTTGCTTTGTTGTTGATCATAACGTGTGTATACCATTTGACATTGCTATGTTTTTCCTTTAGTTTAGCCAACATGCAATTGATAGCACAGGATTAGTGGTAAGATAGATAAACAATTCAGTCATGACATTTTTTTTCCATTGGAGCAGGAAAAagatgaaggggagccttggagcaacggtaaagttacCTCTATGTGACCTATAGGTTACGGATTCAGGCCGTGGAATCAACCAttgatgcttgcattagggtaggctgcctacatcacaccccttggagGTGTGCGTAAACACGGGATTTTTCGTGCACTGGACTGCCCTGAGCAGGAAAAAGATAGTTTGGTTTTTCAGTATCTATCAGATCATAGCTTAGTTAGTTGATATAGTTTATGATTAGGCTGGACCCTAACTCCTGAGTTGACACCCATTTTTAGGATTGAATTATAGCTAATTTGATATAGTTAGAAACTGGATCCAAAAACAGATCCACTGTTATGCTTGGTACCCTTTTCTCCTTGTTGTTTGATCAATAGGCTTTCTACCACGAGAAAGCAAGAAATGGAGTGATAagaagagaggaagaagaaataaGGAAACATGATTGTACTTGTATTTACCAAGTTTTCATTAACATTGCGAAAGACAATGTTCAAACCTCTTAAACTTGGTAAAACAATAGATAGATTTTAGTTTcattccattttttcttttgcctagatttttctttcaaaattttagtAGTTCATCGTCTCTTGTTTCTGAACAGAtggataaatttgggagggaccATGGAGATGACGGATATTCTATCACTGGAGACAAGCAGGagtttagttttattgatttTGAGGATGAAGAGTCAGTATGCAACTATCAATCAAATGAAGATGAACCGGTTGTTATCTCAAATCCATTTCCTTTCGTACGTGGAAAGCCTCAATCGGTTTTTGTAGGAGAAACATTTTCATACCCCATTTCTTTGGAGAATACAACAAGAGAGTCGGTGCCACTTTGGGGAGTGAAGATTTTCTGTTCAAATCCTGATGATTCTTTCACTTTATATTACTTAAACCCCCTTTAGTTGATTCAGATGCAGATTATATTCAAAGGTTTTTAGAGGGATTTTCCCTTGATGATAGAACACTCCAGCCACAGCGGCCTCTAACTATTTGGTTAACTTGCAAACCTAAGGAAATCGGTTTGCACACGTCTATTGTGGAACTTGATGTTGGAGACGACAGGATTGAATGCGTGGTTTTTCTATTGGTTGAGGATAAAGTTTCTCAGTCGTTGTCTACCAGGAAACCATATTCAAGAATTCCAAGACGCGGACAAGCTGCCCATGAGTTCTCTGTGGCTGCTGCACATAATGTTAAAGCGGTGAGTAAAGGGTTCAATTTTATGCTCCCTCAATTTGAAATCCTGAGGAAGTTAGAAACTTATTGACAAACAAGAAAATTTCTGAAATTGTTCGAGAAGGTTTGAAGAGGGAGAAATATGCCGATTACTTCAGCACTCTACTTATCATGGAAGAACTACATTTGGAGGTAAAATTAGTCTCTATCTATAGTATGCATGAGAGTATATTGTGGTCCTTTGATTATTTAGGTTGTGGTTGATAGTTTATCTGTATTGTGGTTTATAAAAATGGTATGTTATTTTATTTCAGAAGGAAATGAGAAACTATGATACACTGAATGCCAAAATAAAAACTAGAAGGAATCGCTTATTGGctcttgaactcccagaccctgGTTGAGCGAAGGCCATCCCTTGTGCATGGAGATATTGTTTTTGCCAGATTTTCCTTTGAAGACCCAAATCACTCAACTCCTACTCATCAGGTTAacctttatattttaattttaaggGAAAAAATGAGTTACTTTACTGGAGGAATCAGTTTAAGCCAAATTTACAAATTATTTTCGTAGTTTCGTCTTAAAGACCATATTAACGACTCAAATCGGATCTAGATTTCACATTTGTAGCTAATATACTCAAAGAAACCACATTTCTAAAAGAAGCATATAAAGTTTCTGATTTAGTCTCTTAAATGAGTAACACAAGGATTGTCAGAGGATAACAATAGATTACATCTTTGCTAGGATAATGTTCTTAGTACAAATATCATTATCTTCTCCGAATATTTTCTTGAGCACAGAGTAATAATGCAATGAACAGGACTCAAGAGAGTAGGCATCTTTCTTTAATCTCACAAAGTAATGCCAAATATGAACCACATAAGTTGACTAAACAAATAGAGACAGACATGCCTACTGATACACTTGCTTTACTTTCTGACCAAATTATAAGTTTACATAACTAACATGCTTTGAGGtcaaaaattatttaattgttaTGTTTCCATATTCTATGTATTTTGTTTCTTTGACTTGCAATTTGGAGGAAAGCAGTTAAGAGAATTACTTTTACTTATACTCACATGGCATGTTACCTTTCTTGCCTCTCAGCATTGGTGAAACGACTTTGCAAATAAATCTTATCTTTTGGGCCTTTTTCTAACCTTCATTCAAACAGTTGGGTTTGAACTTGCTGTATCTAACATGAGACCAAGTAAAAATTAATAAGTTCGAAGTAGGATTATCATGTAATTTAGCATACCTTAGCGGACGATCCACTAAAAATATAAGTATCTAACAACAAGTGATAATTTCCAGGGTTATATATTCAGTATCGAGAGAACAGATGAAGTTATTTTGAAATTTCGTGAGGACTTTCATATGCAACATCATCCCAGGAACTTGTATGACATTCAATTTTCATGCAACAGAGTTAACATGAGGAGACTATACCAAGCTGTCCAAGCAGCTGAAGGTCTAGACCTGAATCTTCTCTTTCCTTCAGAAGTAATAGAACGGTCGAATAAAGGGACTCCCTTAGTTCCATTTGCATCTTTCAATCAGAAGCAGCTGCTATCTGTTGAAATGATTCTTGGTTGTAAGTGTGCACCTCCTTATATGATCCATGGGCCTCCAGGTACGGGTAAGACGATGACAGTAGTGGAAGCAATCTTACAACTTTACACTAGAAGGAAAAATGCATGCATTCTCGCCTGTGCAGCTTCCAGTAGTGCATCAGATCACATACTACAGAAGATTGTTAATGATAAAACTGCTGAACTGAAAGATAACGAAGTTTTCAGGCTAACTGCTTCTAGTCATCAATATGAAGATGTTAAGCATGATTTTCTtcgtttttgctattttgagaaCTCCATTTTTAGATGTCCTCCACTCAATGCATTGTTGTGTTATAGGGTCATTATCTCTACCTATATGAGTTCATATCTACTTTTAGCAAAAAGGATTAAACCTGGACACTTCTCCCATATCTTCTTGGATGAAGCTGGCCAAGCACCAGAACCAGAAACTATGGTCCCTATAGCTAATCTTTGCCGTCAGGACACAGTAGTCGTACTTGCTGGAGATCCTAAGCAATTAGGTCCAGTTGTATACTCTGAAGATGCAATGAAATTTGGGTTAGGAGTATCGTATTTGGAGAGGCTAATGACATGTGAACACTACAGCAATGGGGATAAAAATTTCATGACGAAGCTTGTTAATAATTATCGATGTCACACTACTATTCTACACCTCCCCTCCAGGCTAGTTTATAGTGGAGAGCTTATTGCATCTAAAGAGGATACgtcgttgtcacacctcctttttccgcacccgcgaggcgcaagggagtttttacaattaaaggacaatcgaaacgggatttatttatttatttcagagtcaccacttgggagatttagggtgtcccaagtcaccaattttaatctcgaatcgaggaaaaaatgactccatattacagtctgcgtaccaaaaatccggataaggaattctgttaacccgggagaaggtgttaggcattcccgagttccgtggttctagcacggtcgctcaactgttatatttggcttgattatctgattttatacatattaaacctatgtgcaagttttaaactcttgaccgcttttattattattttttgaaggaatgtgaacatcgttttaaaacatgtctttggcttgcgtcacatgaaatacacccgcgatccggaacatatttttattcaatgttttaggatttggatttgggtcgcatgaaatgcacacgagtttaagaaggtaagattattaaacacgcgcctaaagcgactatcgtgttattattttgggaaagccgtaaaattcgctaaacgacctgtcctcgaattctaagtattttaatacatacatttagagggcctcGCGACTTGTacatttgtttgtcgaggctcgtctcatttattattaaagaatttgcaacgtcatggaaatgcatctcgggtcacgccataatcaatatacccgtgattagagacacatttcgattccgttgagatttggatttgggtcacataaatgtgcacccgagtttaagaaaattaaattattaaaggcgcgcctaaagcgactagcgtatcatttattttgggtagggccatgaaatttgctaaacggcccgtcccggaatctaagtatttaatacatatatttttgtgagggccccgcaatttgtacattttttacgtggcgaagctcgtctcgtttttattatttgagggcaaacttaagacaactacgattttctaccaatgaagtcgtccgaggttaaacaaaaaaaacaacgattctaacaggtaataatatccatggtaaaaatgaaaaaaaaaacaaagcaatttAACAAAGACGACACACAAACcgttcatatgctcacatttactttaagcatgcagtaactaaacatagaataaacatttttaacacaacaacaaaaaattgtATTGTTGACATTCATCAATATCAAATATTCTCAtttgccttgaaccataatatgcaaaacgaatgaaatgaaacaaaggacgaagaacactaaccttcgaacctcgacaatcctagaacgacaaacagtgcctcctacggaactcgaacctgacctcactcgacgaggaacaatgatgaaacctcggacaaacacctcaacgtaccggacctcgatgCACCAgagacgacctcgatggaaacAGAAAGCTCGGACCCAAAGCTATCAACGACCAGAGATTGTTGGTTGCTGCTGTATTTTTCGACGCGTCCGACTGATACGAGGAGATAAAGCAGAAGGGATCGTTTGGACAGTGACGACGCAGCAGGAGCTGGGCGTCGTTTGTGGTGGCGTTCGGACGTAGGCTGGGGGACAGTGACAACGAGGGGGGGAAGCTGGTGGTCGACGGACATTGGTGGTGGCGTTTTGGATGTGAGGGAGTAGGGGGCAGTGATTAATGGCtagtgacgacgcagcagcaacaGCTGTGGTCGTCGGCTTCAATGGAGGAGTGCCGGACTGGTTTGTtggagctaggaggaggaggggtggtcgttcatggctggacCTGCAGGCAGTAGGTGGTTTGGACAGTAGGGTCGAGGACTGGACGACGAGGGGCTGGTAGCGACTGGTTTTTTTTTCGTCGAagggtggtggttatggcgtcggggTCGTTAACGGGGGTGGAAGGGTCGTGGTGCAGGTGGTTTCATGGGGTAGCTGGGCTGTTTCGGACGTGAGTTTTTGGACAGTCCGGTTTTGTTAGGTTTTTCTATCTTCTTCAAAGaatgaagaagatgaacagttcCTCTCCTTCCCAAATTTTTCAAGTTCTCCGTTGGTTtttcgttcttcttcttctttttgggaagaagatgaatagtgccCAGTTGGTTTTTCAAAAGCCtcctttccaaaatttccaaGTCCATGTATTTGATACCCcatgccaagaaaaatgagccccacgcgtggtggggttcaaggtttgtgtcccccacgtgtggtggggttccccgtgtacggtgttccgtccgtgttccccacgcgtgatggactcggattattatgtgctaggtccgaaaattaagcctaaaagcgggtaagttaaaacccaaatattattcttttgcccggactcgagaataagaacacgacgttgttcgactaatcctatgtaagcaaagtaactaccaaaataagactaatatttaaacaaaactatatcttttttttaatattttttcaagattaaaatagctccAAAACATtgataaaactatttttgtaatttttgttttttatataaagataaaatataaagtaatattttttgtatttttcaaaattaaaatgactacaaaacattaatagaattatatattttttgtaattttcgaatttatataaagtaccaaaataaagtacaatttttgtattttttcaagtttatgagaaatacataaactaaaatttatatatatatttttgtaatttttctttttgcaacgaaataaagtaaaatagtcaaaaatagctatattagacctaaattacatatttatgctaaaaaatgtgaaaattctcggggagggtcaaaaatcaggtgtctacagctgcccctctttgactggaaacacgaaaagttttccgacaaagaacgactagacatgtttttgacctgaccattatttggagggactaCACTGAGGAAAGGAAAgggatgtgaccgagccctggtatctgagctgcctacatatccttggttatacaggaatcaggccacgtgtagttcgggaatgagagatgGTAGATTGTACCGAGGTGAAgggccgatcgaggtgccgttccgttgaggttccggtccgcggtcctgtcattacaacaaaaatgaaaactgaaaaaggctaactaaacctatcagctactagttacaaggattcctatctttaagtcttctgaaacttggtcttgagtcttgaatggtgcttcatacagactttggatttgaaccttgatacttgctagttgtaggcgctagttcttgagtagaccacatttgttctccacttccgtatttctctctcttttttttttcttttcttgtttttttttctttttgttgtgtccagcttttgttgaccatctcagaatgttgactcgcattcttgaggcgagcttctgctatttataacttggttgaatgctggggattttagctgtagccttctgcttcccagtgctggggatttttattgtttcctgctggggattcttgttgtaaccttctaccttccggtggggttactgatttccaaaatctgcagtataagactaaaaagtattcctcttattatacaggtgggcgcctgaaacatgaaatgtaaagactgaaaagtattcctctcgttatacaa of the Nicotiana tabacum cultivar K326 chromosome 7, ASM71507v2, whole genome shotgun sequence genome contains:
- the LOC107801769 gene encoding uncharacterized protein LOC107801769 encodes the protein MRRSLSKLSHCSIGRPPTTPPSSISSAFSTFSGGGGRGRGRGSDSPNFGFSPGKPESKPESSPPTATPTGIGHGRGRGKPFPSSPILPSFSSFVDKPNPNPNPPAGRGRGGPGQFTPPQPQPQQHQQQPSPLKKPIFFAKEEETSDSNPSSSDAPKQREDSNLASSLTSLLSGAGRGKPLQTASSPVSEKPKEENRHLRVRQQQQRADADSGKRESSPPPQRLSREDAVKKAVGILSRHSDGDGGGDGGGGRGVGGFGGRGGRGAMRGRGGRGRGRGRGYGRRDENEDDSLESGFYLGDNADGEKLANKLGPETMNTLAEAFEEMSARVLPSPMDDAYVEALHTNMMIECEPEYLMGDFESNPDIDEKPPISLRDALEKMKPFLMAYEGIKDQEEWEKVIEETMETVPLMKEIVDYYSGPDRVTAKQQQQELERVAKTLPQSAPNSVKRFTERAVLSLQSNPGWGFDKKCQFMDKAVWEVSQHYK